Proteins encoded by one window of Clostridium perfringens:
- the arcC gene encoding carbamate kinase encodes MKIVLALGGNALQKDSKDKSAEGQLETCRQTAVSVADLIEDGHEVSIVHGNGPQVGQILASIELAHQVDNGNPLFPFDVVGAFSEGYIGYHLQNTIREELLKRGIEKSVDTITTQVIVDKNDPGFKNPTKPIGSFYTKEEAEKLEKDKGYTMKEDAGRGYRRVVASPKPVDIVEKEAIKTMVDSGFIVIACGGGGIPVVEDGDRLEGVPAVIDKDFAAEKLAEILDADALLILTAVDRVCVNFNKPDQKALKEINLEEVDKYIEEGQFAPGSMLPKVEACKKFVLSGDKKVAIIASLTNAKAALRGESGTKIVK; translated from the coding sequence ATGAAAATTGTTTTAGCATTAGGCGGAAACGCATTACAAAAGGATTCAAAGGATAAAAGTGCAGAAGGTCAATTAGAAACATGTAGACAAACAGCTGTTTCAGTAGCTGATTTAATAGAAGATGGACATGAGGTATCAATAGTTCATGGAAATGGTCCTCAAGTTGGACAAATATTAGCTAGTATTGAATTAGCTCATCAAGTTGATAATGGAAATCCATTATTCCCATTTGATGTAGTTGGTGCTTTTTCAGAAGGTTATATCGGTTATCACCTTCAAAACACAATTAGAGAGGAACTATTAAAAAGAGGAATTGAAAAATCAGTAGATACAATTACAACTCAAGTAATCGTTGACAAAAATGATCCTGGTTTTAAAAATCCAACTAAACCAATAGGTTCTTTCTATACAAAAGAGGAAGCAGAAAAGTTAGAAAAAGATAAAGGATATACTATGAAAGAAGATGCTGGTAGAGGATACAGAAGAGTTGTAGCTTCACCAAAGCCAGTAGATATAGTAGAAAAAGAAGCTATAAAAACTATGGTAGATAGTGGCTTTATTGTAATCGCTTGCGGAGGCGGTGGAATCCCTGTAGTAGAAGATGGGGATAGATTAGAAGGAGTTCCAGCAGTTATAGATAAGGACTTTGCTGCTGAAAAATTAGCTGAAATATTAGATGCAGATGCATTATTAATCTTAACAGCAGTTGATAGAGTTTGTGTAAACTTCAACAAGCCAGATCAAAAGGCTTTAAAAGAAATTAATTTAGAAGAAGTAGATAAATATATAGAAGAAGGTCAATTTGCACCAGGAAGTATGCTTCCAAAGGTTGAAGCTTGTAAGAAGTTTGTACTAAGCGGAGACAAAAAGGTAGCTATAATTGCATCTTTAACTAATGCTAAAGCTGCTTTAAGAGGAGAATCAGGAACAAAAATAGTTAAATAA